In Gracilimonas sp., a single window of DNA contains:
- a CDS encoding Bax inhibitor-1/YccA family protein — translation MNTQHLTAEQVKSIQVGFINKVYGWMALALAITGFVALRTANSGLIDVIAGNQILFFGIIIAELGLVVWLSSRIESMNATKAISLFLLYSALNGLTFSILFLVYTAGSIASTFFITAGTFGVMSAYGYFTKTDLTSIGNIAFMGLIGIIIASVVNMFWHNETLYWGITYIGVLVFVGLTAYDTQKIKKMSLEMDINSEEGSKGAIMGALALYLDFINLFIMLLRIFGNRK, via the coding sequence ATGAATACACAGCATTTAACGGCAGAACAGGTTAAGTCTATCCAGGTTGGTTTTATTAACAAAGTATATGGCTGGATGGCTTTAGCGCTGGCTATTACCGGGTTTGTGGCATTACGCACTGCCAATTCAGGGCTGATCGATGTGATTGCAGGAAATCAGATCCTGTTCTTTGGAATTATTATTGCTGAACTGGGACTTGTAGTATGGCTTTCAAGCAGAATTGAGAGCATGAATGCTACCAAGGCTATTTCTTTATTTCTATTATATTCGGCATTGAATGGACTCACTTTTTCAATCCTGTTTCTGGTATATACTGCAGGATCTATCGCTTCTACTTTCTTCATTACTGCCGGGACATTCGGGGTGATGAGTGCCTACGGTTATTTCACCAAAACTGATTTGACCAGTATTGGTAACATTGCGTTCATGGGTTTAATTGGTATCATCATTGCCAGTGTGGTGAATATGTTTTGGCATAATGAAACCCTCTACTGGGGCATTACTTACATTGGGGTGTTGGTGTTTGTAGGCTTGACAGCCTATGACACTCAAAAAATTAAAAAAATGAGCTTGGAAATGGATATCAATTCAGAAGAGGGCAGCAAAGGTGCAATCATGGGGGCTTTAG